In the genome of Deltaproteobacteria bacterium, the window AAATTGGAACGTCGCCGGACGAAAGACCTTCTCGGTGTCCGTATCCTCCTCGTGCGAATGCACCCAATGCTGGTGCAATAGGTCGGGGCTCAGCTTCATTGATCGGGACCACTTTCCGACATGTGGCGCTCAACTGACGATGGAACTGCGAGGCCCTTCAAGCGTTGCCTCCATCCGGACCACTTGTCCTTTGGTAAACATGAACATCGCGTCATCATCGACGTAGTCCATGTAGTTCATGAACATATCACCGTTCGGGTCGTTGTGGCACGAGATGTGGGGAACCTTCGGCTTGCCGAAGTTCGGCGTTGCCGCATTGGGAGTGTCGGCAACGAAGTCACTGCCGGTACAGTCTTCCGTATCGCCCCAAATGTGGCGCAGATTGAGCCAATGTCCGATCTCATGAGTCGCCGTGCGACCCAAATTGAATGGTGCGGCTGCGGTGCCCTTGGTGCCGAAGGCCGTATTGAGAATCACGACGCCGTCAGTCTTGGGAGGACCACCCGGGAACTGTGCGTAGCCCAGCAGTCCACCTCCCAAGCTGCAGACCCAGAGATTGAGGTACTTGTCAGAGGGCCAAGGGGGGGCACCACCGGTGGATTTAGACTTCACCCCATCGTCGTCGCTGAACGAAGTGCGGTTGGTCTTCGTGCGGGTGATGCCCGAGGTCTTCTTGCCCTGAGGATCCTTCGAGGCCAGCACGAACTGCACGTTCGAGTCGGCGACCAGCGCCGTCCAGACGGCTGGGACCTTCGTGCGGTCGGGGTTCGTCGCGCGGTAGTCCTTGTTTAGTACCCCGATTTGGCTCTTGATCTGTGCCGCGGAGATGTTCTCTGACGCGGCATTGTGAACCACGTGGACGACCACTGGAATAGTAACCGGTCCAACTATTCCACGCGTCACGCCTTCGACCAAGCGCCGCGTGGTCATATGCTCGAGAGCAATCTGTTTCTGTCGAAAGCTCGCATACGTCTCCAGTAGCCGCTGATGAACCTGCATGGTTCCACACATGCGCCGCCGAGGCTTCACCGGTTTCTTCATGCGTCGTGCTCCTTCCTTTGGTTGTGATGCGCCTACGGACCAAGTGGATCGGGCTTCGCGATTAGCACACAAATTGGGAATGTGACAATGGGTTGTGTCAAGGATACCTCTTCGAGCATTGCTCCCGGCGAGATCAGCGCGTTGTGCGCTGCCGGCGGTTGCCGAAGGGGCGCCGTCAGGCCGAGTGCGTTCGGGTGTGGTCAGGTGTTAGCGCGCGCCGTTGAATCTTGCCGTTGCGCGTGCGCGGAAACTCATCGACGAAGTAGATGATCTTGGGCGCCTTGTATGATGCGAGGTGTTCGCGACCATACGCAAGCAGCGCGTCGGCGCTGATGGTGCTGCCCGGTCGTCGAATGACGTAGGCGGCGACAAGCACTTTGTCGGGTGTGACTTCTTCACCGACGGCGGCTGCGTCGGCGACATCGGGATGATCCTTCAGTACGCGTTCGATCTCGTGCGGCGAGACGCGGTAGCCGAACGAATTGATGAGGTCGTCCTTGCGGCCGAGGAACCAGATGTACCCGTCGGCATCGCGGCGCGCGTAGTCGCCGGTGAGGAACCAATCGTCACGGAAGTGCGCAGCGGTCTCTTCGGGTTGATTCCAGTACCGCAACATCAGGTCCGGATCGTCCTTCGGAATACAGAGCATGCCTTCCTCGCCGACGCCGACTTCGTCGAGCGTGTTCGGATCGAGCAGCTTCACGCTATGACCCGGCTGCGCGAATCCGGCGGAGCCGGGCCGGATCGGGCGGCTCTTGGTCTGGCACAAGTAGTACGAGCACTCGGTCATGCCGAGCCCTTCGTAGATGTC includes:
- a CDS encoding zinc metalloprotease, with protein sequence MQVHQRLLETYASFRQKQIALEHMTTRRLVEGVTRGIVGPVTIPVVVHVVHNAASENISAAQIKSQIGVLNKDYRATNPDRTKVPAVWTALVADSNVQFVLASKDPQGKKTSGITRTKTNRTSFSDDDGVKSKSTGGAPPWPSDKYLNLWVCSLGGGLLGYAQFPGGPPKTDGVVILNTAFGTKGTAAAPFNLGRTATHEIGHWLNLRHIWGDTEDCTGSDFVADTPNAATPNFGKPKVPHISCHNDPNGDMFMNYMDYVDDDAMFMFTKGQVVRMEATLEGPRSSIVS